The following coding sequences lie in one Flavobacterium sp. 20NA77.7 genomic window:
- the nusB gene encoding transcription antitermination factor NusB, producing MLNRRHFRVKVMQTIYAMHQHQSDALDKEEKFLLQSIDQAQDLYLLILAIFTELRTKEKNYLALASKKHLATPQERNPSLKFVNNAFFSILDNHIAFQERLEKRKITNWKLNDDCILFILDEIKSGKAYAAYMGSTTSSFKQDIDFISEVFTNHIAPNEKLYDYLEDYKITWVDDIPVINTLISKQIKAIRSEIDTIELPDVFKDEDDKEFVRNLFRKTVLNELEFAKEYENKTPNWDTERIAELDTILLKMAICELLKFPSIPVKVTLNEYLEIAKEYSTPKSSIFINGILDNLVKEYQAANKIKKSGRGLL from the coding sequence ATGCTTAATAGAAGACATTTTAGAGTAAAAGTGATGCAAACCATCTATGCAATGCATCAACATCAATCGGACGCTTTAGATAAAGAAGAAAAATTTTTATTGCAAAGTATTGATCAAGCTCAAGATTTATATTTGTTAATTCTTGCTATTTTTACAGAATTAAGAACTAAAGAAAAAAATTATTTAGCGCTTGCTTCTAAAAAACATTTGGCTACTCCACAAGAACGAAACCCTAGTTTAAAGTTTGTCAATAATGCCTTTTTTTCTATTTTAGACAATCATATAGCTTTTCAAGAGCGGTTAGAGAAACGCAAAATCACGAATTGGAAATTGAATGATGATTGTATACTTTTTATATTAGACGAAATTAAGTCTGGTAAAGCATATGCTGCTTATATGGGGTCTACTACTTCTAGTTTTAAACAAGATATTGATTTTATCTCTGAAGTTTTTACAAATCATATTGCTCCAAATGAGAAATTATATGATTATTTAGAAGATTACAAGATTACTTGGGTTGATGATATTCCTGTAATTAATACATTGATAAGTAAACAAATAAAAGCAATTCGATCTGAAATAGATACAATCGAATTACCAGATGTTTTTAAAGATGAAGACGATAAAGAGTTTGTTAGAAATTTATTCCGCAAGACTGTTTTAAATGAGTTAGAATTTGCTAAAGAATATGAAAATAAAACACCAAACTGGGATACGGAACGTATTGCTGAACTAGACACTATTTTATTAAAAATGGCTATTTGTGAGCTATTAAAATTCCCGTCAATTCCTGTAAAAGTAACTTTAAATGAATATTTAGAAATTGCAAAAGAATATTCTACACCAAAAAGTAGTATCTTTATCAATGGAATTTTAGATAATTTAGTTAAAGAATATCAAGCCGCAAATAAAATTAAAAAGTCGGGGAGAGGTTTATTATAA
- the pepT gene encoding peptidase T yields MQHIIDRFISYVTIDTESDPNSTTTPSTAKQWNLANKLAQELKEIGLTDVTIDEKSYVMGTLPSNVKHKVPTIGFVAHFDTTPDFTGANVKPQIVKNYDGGDIVLNKKQNIILSPSYFKDLVQYKGQTLITTDGTTLLGADDKAGITEIMTAMEFLVKNPKIKHGTIKVCFTPDEEIGRGADHFDVKKFGAEWAYTMDGSQIGELEYENFNAAGVKITFKGKSVHPGYAKGKMMNAMLLASKFISKLPKDETPETTRGYQGFYHVTGITGSIEDTKLELIIRDHNRKKFNARKKFVEELVAKMNKKHKKQFGEDIAVLEIRDQYYNMREKIEPVMHIVKIAEEAMLDVGIKPIIKPIRGGTDGSRLSFMGLPCPNIFAGGHNFHGKYEYVPVESMQKAIEVIIRIAELVATPKK; encoded by the coding sequence ATGCAACACATTATTGATCGTTTTATCAGTTATGTAACGATAGACACCGAATCTGATCCTAATTCAACTACAACACCTAGTACGGCTAAACAATGGAATTTAGCAAATAAATTAGCCCAAGAACTTAAAGAAATTGGACTAACAGATGTAACTATTGATGAAAAATCGTACGTAATGGGAACATTGCCTAGCAATGTAAAACATAAAGTACCTACCATTGGTTTTGTTGCACATTTTGACACCACACCAGACTTTACCGGAGCTAATGTAAAACCACAAATCGTTAAAAATTATGATGGTGGAGATATAGTGCTAAACAAAAAACAAAATATTATATTATCGCCTAGTTATTTCAAAGACTTAGTACAGTATAAAGGTCAAACTTTAATTACAACAGATGGCACTACCTTATTAGGAGCCGATGATAAAGCAGGAATTACCGAAATCATGACTGCTATGGAATTTTTAGTTAAAAATCCTAAAATTAAACACGGAACTATTAAAGTTTGTTTCACACCAGATGAAGAAATTGGTCGTGGTGCAGATCATTTTGATGTGAAAAAATTTGGCGCAGAGTGGGCCTATACCATGGATGGAAGCCAAATTGGAGAATTAGAATATGAAAATTTTAATGCTGCAGGCGTTAAAATTACATTTAAAGGAAAAAGTGTACACCCGGGTTATGCTAAAGGTAAAATGATGAATGCCATGCTTTTAGCTTCTAAATTCATTTCTAAATTACCTAAAGACGAAACTCCTGAAACCACAAGAGGCTATCAAGGGTTTTATCATGTGACTGGAATTACGGGTAGTATTGAAGACACTAAATTAGAACTCATCATAAGAGACCATAACCGAAAAAAATTCAATGCTAGAAAGAAATTTGTAGAAGAATTGGTCGCTAAAATGAATAAAAAACATAAAAAACAATTTGGTGAAGACATTGCAGTTTTAGAAATTCGTGATCAATATTACAACATGCGTGAAAAAATTGAGCCCGTTATGCATATAGTAAAAATTGCTGAAGAGGCTATGTTAGACGTAGGCATTAAACCAATAATAAAACCTATTCGTGGAGGCACAGACGGTTCTAGACTTTCTTTTATGGGACTTCCTTGTCCTAATATTTTTGCAGGCGGTCATAATTTTCATGGAAAATATGAATATGTACCTGTTGAAAGCATGCAAAAAGCAATTGAAGTGATTATTCGAATAGCAGAATTAGTTGCCACACCTAAAAAATAA
- a CDS encoding Glu/Leu/Phe/Val dehydrogenase dimerization domain-containing protein produces the protein MTVDVLKPIELQKVDPVFGQISFDGHEQVVFCHDKDTGLKAIIGIHNTVLGPALGGTRMWNYSNEWEALNDVLRLSRGMTYKNSISGLNLGGGKAVIIGDAKTQKTDELMTRFGQFVDSLSGKYITAEDVGMETRDMDIVNNVTKHVAGISVERGGSGNPSPVTAYGVFMGMKAAANYKFGSDNLEGKKVLVQGIGHVGESLVKHLSENGALVTISDINEGRLHEVGSKYGAKIYTGNDLYSLDVDIYAPCALGATINDDTVHKIQAKVIAGAANNQLSNELIHGQILKDRGILYAPDFLINAGGVINVYSEIAHLTKEQVIEKTENIYNTALEIFDFAAKNNSTTHQAAFSIAQKRIDDRKKELQNG, from the coding sequence ATGACAGTAGATGTATTAAAACCAATTGAATTACAAAAAGTAGATCCAGTATTTGGTCAGATTTCTTTTGACGGACACGAGCAAGTTGTTTTTTGTCACGACAAAGATACAGGTTTAAAAGCAATTATTGGTATTCATAATACAGTTCTTGGACCAGCATTAGGAGGAACAAGAATGTGGAATTATTCTAATGAATGGGAAGCACTAAATGACGTATTGCGTTTGTCTAGAGGAATGACCTATAAAAACTCTATCTCTGGGTTGAATTTAGGAGGTGGTAAAGCTGTTATTATTGGTGATGCTAAAACCCAAAAAACGGACGAATTGATGACAAGATTTGGTCAATTTGTGGATTCATTATCTGGTAAGTACATTACTGCTGAAGACGTGGGTATGGAAACAAGAGATATGGATATCGTTAATAATGTTACTAAACATGTTGCGGGTATATCAGTAGAAAGAGGTGGTTCTGGAAACCCTTCTCCTGTTACTGCTTACGGGGTTTTTATGGGAATGAAAGCTGCAGCTAACTATAAATTTGGAAGTGATAACTTAGAAGGTAAAAAAGTTTTAGTTCAAGGTATTGGGCATGTTGGAGAATCTTTGGTTAAACATTTATCAGAGAATGGGGCTTTAGTTACTATTTCTGATATTAATGAAGGAAGACTTCATGAAGTAGGTTCAAAATATGGGGCTAAAATTTATACAGGTAATGATTTGTATAGTTTAGACGTAGATATTTATGCGCCATGTGCGTTAGGTGCTACAATTAATGATGATACCGTTCATAAAATTCAAGCTAAAGTGATTGCTGGTGCGGCAAATAATCAGTTGTCTAATGAACTGATTCATGGTCAAATATTAAAAGACAGGGGGATTCTATATGCGCCAGATTTCTTAATTAACGCAGGTGGTGTTATTAATGTATATTCAGAAATTGCACATTTGACTAAAGAACAAGTTATTGAGAAAACAGAAAATATATACAATACGGCTTTAGAAATCTTTGATTTTGCTGCTAAAAATAATAGTACTACGCATCAAGCTGCTTTTTCAATTGCACAAAAAAGAATTGATGATAGAAAAAAAGAATTACAAAACGGGTAA
- a CDS encoding DUF1573 domain-containing protein, with amino-acid sequence MRKFVFVFALLTLVFACKKSNSLEDLEGKYIEEQLAKYPKTEIEFDKTEHDFGTIQQGEVVETQFMLKNIGTNDLYVAQARASCGCTIPEVTKEAIKPGKSTPIKVKFDSNGKQGNVEKTITITCNSENLVEQVKIKATIKTK; translated from the coding sequence ATGAGAAAATTTGTATTTGTTTTTGCTTTGCTTACACTTGTTTTCGCTTGTAAAAAATCAAATTCATTAGAAGATTTAGAAGGGAAATATATAGAAGAGCAATTAGCAAAATATCCAAAAACAGAAATTGAATTTGATAAAACAGAACATGATTTTGGAACAATTCAGCAGGGCGAAGTTGTTGAAACCCAATTCATGTTAAAAAATATAGGAACAAATGATTTGTATGTAGCACAAGCGAGAGCAAGTTGTGGTTGTACGATTCCTGAAGTTACAAAAGAAGCTATTAAACCAGGAAAATCGACACCTATTAAGGTGAAATTTGATTCTAACGGAAAGCAAGGTAATGTAGAAAAAACGATTACAATAACCTGTAATTCGGAAAATTTAGTAGAACAAGTAAAAATTAAAGCAACTATTAAAACAAAATAA
- a CDS encoding YdeI/OmpD-associated family protein yields MDKTNQWQKEIDYLEAIISKMPLLKTIKWGTSVYTLNNQNVIGVSGFKSYVGLWFYKGVFLSDKKKLLINAQEGVTKSLRQMRFKSINEIDEAVLIDYITEAIEIEKAGLTIPKTKKEYKIPTLLLQAFEENKDLELAFLQFAKYKQNDFIEYIDSAKQEKTKIDRLEKIKPMILSNIGLNDKFKK; encoded by the coding sequence ATGGACAAAACAAATCAATGGCAAAAAGAAATTGATTATTTAGAGGCAATTATTAGTAAAATGCCCTTGCTAAAAACCATCAAATGGGGCACATCGGTTTACACATTAAACAATCAAAATGTAATTGGTGTAAGTGGTTTCAAATCGTATGTTGGGTTATGGTTTTATAAAGGTGTATTTCTTTCTGATAAAAAGAAACTACTTATTAATGCACAAGAAGGGGTAACTAAAAGTTTAAGACAAATGCGTTTCAAGTCAATTAATGAGATTGATGAAGCAGTTTTAATAGACTATATCACTGAAGCCATTGAAATTGAAAAAGCAGGATTAACAATTCCAAAAACAAAAAAAGAATATAAAATTCCAACACTTTTACTTCAAGCTTTTGAAGAAAACAAGGATTTAGAACTTGCTTTTCTTCAATTTGCGAAATATAAACAAAATGACTTTATTGAATACATTGATAGTGCTAAACAAGAAAAAACAAAAATTGATCGTTTAGAAAAAATAAAACCGATGATTCTTTCGAATATCGGTTTAAATGATAAGTTTAAAAAGTAA
- the def gene encoding peptide deformylase, with protein MILPIYGYGETVLRKVGEEIQKDYPHLQETIANMYETMYHACGVGLAAPQVGLAIRLFIVDTTPFADSDEVSKEEAIALDGFKKTFINAKIIKEEGDIWGFNEGCLSIPDVREDVFRHEKITIEYVDENFTKKTEVYEGLIARVIQHEYDHIEGVLFTDHLSILKKKLIGKKLQNIMEGKARPDYKMKFANLKIK; from the coding sequence ATGATACTTCCAATATATGGCTACGGTGAAACCGTTTTAAGAAAAGTAGGCGAAGAAATTCAAAAAGATTATCCTCATTTACAAGAAACAATAGCAAACATGTATGAAACCATGTATCACGCTTGTGGCGTAGGTTTAGCCGCCCCTCAAGTAGGGCTTGCTATTCGTCTGTTTATTGTAGACACCACTCCTTTTGCAGATAGCGATGAAGTATCAAAAGAAGAAGCCATTGCATTGGATGGGTTTAAAAAAACATTTATAAATGCAAAAATAATTAAAGAAGAAGGAGATATTTGGGGCTTCAATGAAGGGTGTTTAAGTATTCCCGATGTTAGAGAAGATGTATTTCGCCATGAAAAGATTACGATTGAATATGTTGACGAAAATTTCACTAAAAAAACAGAAGTTTATGAAGGACTAATCGCAAGAGTAATTCAACATGAATATGATCATATTGAAGGTGTATTATTTACAGACCATCTTTCCATCTTAAAAAAGAAACTTATTGGGAAAAAACTCCAAAACATCATGGAAGGTAAAGCAAGACCTGATTATAAAATGAAATTTGCTAATTTGAAAATAAAATAA
- a CDS encoding DUF5606 family protein produces MSIQKILAISGKPGLFELKVQTRSGFVAESLLDGKKITVGLRSNVSLLSEIAVYTYTEEVKLVEVFKAIATKESDGPAISHKETENNLKSYFREILPEFDEDRVYASDIKKIINWYNILQPKGFVTLEALNTDIKEATASE; encoded by the coding sequence ATGAGTATTCAAAAAATATTAGCTATTTCTGGAAAACCAGGTTTATTTGAATTAAAAGTTCAAACACGTTCAGGATTCGTTGCAGAATCTTTATTAGACGGAAAGAAAATCACCGTAGGCTTACGAAGTAACGTAAGTTTATTATCAGAAATAGCAGTATACACCTATACTGAAGAAGTTAAATTAGTAGAGGTTTTTAAAGCTATCGCTACAAAAGAAAGTGACGGACCAGCTATTTCACATAAAGAAACCGAAAACAATTTAAAAAGCTATTTCAGAGAAATATTACCTGAATTTGACGAAGATCGTGTGTATGCTTCTGACATCAAAAAAATAATTAACTGGTACAATATTCTTCAACCAAAAGGATTCGTAACACTGGAAGCCTTAAATACCGACATAAAAGAAGCTACAGCTTCAGAATAA
- a CDS encoding energy transducer TonB, which produces MENKNVNTTTQNDNQKSIIITIVIYSGIVLLLFFIRFWPPYNKTEALIAEGGGGGGVTVNFGDSEMGKGDDYLSETLEVNMQQTSNAASETAPEEILTQDNTGEAIKTPPKTTKPKEKTPKDTKPATVAEPVKKPNSALSNMLKGKNKGGDGDDNTSGNKGKNNGKLNSDGYYGNGGSGGGAGGGNGKGNGDGDGDGNGKGSGNGSGGGASYNLAGRRVAKVPEVGNDCNSFGKVVIEVIVDQAGKTISASNGKGTKADACLIALAKQYALKTKWQPSPNAAEKQTGTITYNFKNQ; this is translated from the coding sequence ATGGAAAACAAAAATGTAAATACAACTACCCAAAACGATAATCAAAAATCGATTATCATTACTATAGTAATCTATAGTGGCATTGTATTACTATTATTTTTCATTCGTTTTTGGCCTCCTTACAACAAAACAGAAGCTTTAATTGCTGAAGGCGGTGGCGGTGGCGGAGTAACCGTTAATTTTGGCGATAGTGAGATGGGCAAAGGAGACGATTATCTTAGTGAAACATTAGAAGTAAACATGCAACAAACTTCTAATGCTGCATCTGAAACCGCTCCAGAAGAAATTTTAACGCAAGACAATACAGGAGAAGCCATAAAAACACCTCCTAAAACAACCAAACCAAAAGAAAAAACACCTAAAGATACTAAACCTGCTACAGTTGCAGAACCTGTAAAAAAACCAAATAGTGCATTATCTAACATGCTAAAAGGAAAAAATAAAGGCGGAGATGGTGATGACAATACCAGCGGTAACAAAGGAAAAAATAATGGCAAGCTCAATAGTGATGGATATTATGGAAATGGTGGATCCGGTGGTGGAGCTGGTGGCGGAAACGGAAAAGGCAATGGAGACGGCGATGGTGATGGAAACGGAAAAGGAAGTGGCAACGGTTCTGGTGGGGGCGCAAGTTATAATTTAGCAGGAAGAAGAGTAGCTAAAGTTCCTGAAGTAGGAAATGATTGCAATTCTTTTGGAAAAGTTGTCATTGAAGTTATTGTAGATCAAGCTGGAAAAACAATTAGCGCATCAAACGGAAAAGGAACTAAAGCTGATGCTTGTCTTATAGCATTAGCAAAACAATATGCCTTAAAAACGAAGTGGCAACCAAGTCCGAATGCGGCAGAAAAACAGACAGGAACGATTACCTACAACTTCAAAAATCAGTAA
- the yajC gene encoding preprotein translocase subunit YajC, with the protein MNNTILIQLALMVGVFYFLIIMPQRKKIKQEKNFESGLKVGDKIITKSGIHGKIAELGETTIVVETMSGKLKMEKSAISVELSSKLKEAK; encoded by the coding sequence ATGAATAATACCATCTTAATTCAATTGGCCTTAATGGTAGGAGTATTTTATTTCTTAATCATTATGCCACAAAGAAAAAAAATTAAACAAGAGAAGAATTTTGAAAGCGGATTAAAAGTAGGTGATAAAATCATTACTAAATCTGGTATTCATGGAAAAATTGCAGAACTAGGAGAAACAACTATTGTTGTAGAAACGATGTCTGGAAAATTAAAAATGGAAAAAAGTGCTATTTCTGTTGAGTTAAGTTCAAAATTGAAAGAAGCCAAATAA